In the Chryseobacterium sp. MYb264 genome, one interval contains:
- a CDS encoding SDR family oxidoreductase → MENKNSALVVGATGITGSNLAQELIAQGWTTYGLSRNTNHSTEGLIPIQADLLNVESLEKALENISPTHIYFTTWMRNDTEEENIRINSALVRNLLDVLSSKKSVQHVALVTGLKHYLGPFEAYAKEGTLPETPVREEHPRLPLPNFYYAQEDEVYKASERDGFTWSIHRPHTVIGYAVGNLMNMGTTLAVYASICKETGKKFIWPGSSEQWNGISDVTDARILAKQLVWASSTDSAKNQAFNIANGDVFRWKWLWKRLADWFEIEAVGFEDSIKPLEKEMENYAEIWKEIAKKHHLKEENLNKLSSAWHTDLDLGRPLEVMTDMANSRTLGFTEYQNTARSFIDLFEKLKVEKLIP, encoded by the coding sequence ACAACCTACGGATTATCAAGAAATACCAATCATTCTACTGAAGGTTTGATTCCCATACAAGCCGATCTTCTGAATGTTGAAAGTCTTGAAAAAGCATTGGAAAATATCTCGCCTACCCATATTTACTTCACTACTTGGATGCGTAATGATACGGAAGAGGAAAATATTCGTATAAACAGTGCTTTGGTAAGAAATTTATTAGATGTTCTTTCATCAAAAAAATCTGTACAGCATGTCGCATTGGTGACGGGTTTAAAACATTATTTAGGACCGTTTGAAGCCTATGCAAAAGAAGGAACTTTGCCGGAAACTCCTGTGAGAGAAGAGCATCCACGCTTGCCACTTCCCAATTTCTATTACGCTCAGGAAGATGAAGTGTATAAAGCCTCAGAAAGAGACGGATTTACATGGAGCATCCACAGACCGCACACCGTAATCGGGTATGCAGTCGGAAATCTGATGAACATGGGAACGACTTTAGCAGTGTATGCAAGCATCTGTAAAGAAACCGGAAAAAAATTCATCTGGCCCGGATCTTCCGAACAATGGAACGGAATTTCAGATGTGACGGATGCACGCATTTTAGCTAAACAATTAGTTTGGGCTTCATCAACTGATTCAGCAAAAAATCAGGCTTTTAATATTGCAAATGGTGATGTTTTCCGTTGGAAATGGCTTTGGAAAAGATTGGCAGACTGGTTTGAAATTGAAGCAGTAGGTTTTGAAGATTCTATTAAACCTTTAGAAAAAGAAATGGAAAATTATGCTGAAATTTGGAAGGAAATAGCGAAAAAACATCATTTAAAAGAAGAAAACCTAAATAAATTATCTTCGGCATGGCATACCGATCTTGATTTGGGAAGACCTTTAGAAGTAATGACTGATATGGCAAACAGCAGAACTTTAGGCTTTACAGAATATCAAAATACAGCAAGATCTTTCATCGATCTGTTTGAAAAATTAAAAGTGGAAAAGCTAATTCCGTAG